A region of the Mytilus trossulus isolate FHL-02 chromosome 11, PNRI_Mtr1.1.1.hap1, whole genome shotgun sequence genome:
ACTTTGAATAATGTTATCAGTTCTCTGTGATCAAGACCATCGTTAACTCCTTTGAACAATCTGTCtatatgttttaatatcatGACTGTACGATTGCAagcaaataaagaaaagaatgtttgtttaataaatatatctataattatGTTGAGTTCATGTGGCCATTTGGTATCCCTTTCACAGATCGATATCAATAATTAATCAATGCTATATTGTTCAGGTTGGTTACATCACGTTCCCTCAAATATCTGACCGGACTAAACTGGCAGGATACCAGTATGCGTTAGATACCAGAAAGGAAGTATTCGTCACACTCTACACCAATAAGGTAAGATTGTACATACAAATTAAGTATATCACGTCTTCTAATGTTCCGACCTGTTGTCTCATGATCAGCGATAGTATATCAGAAATTAAGCTGAACAAGATGTAAGCATCGATGAAATTTGTTGTTTCTTGTGGAACCCTTTTGCCAcgatatgtgtttttttaatttttttttaaatattcatcaatTCATGAATTTCAAATGTTCAGGCTTGAGCGTTATGTGCTTTTCCTTTTGAAAGTGATTTAGAAATCAGACAAGCCCTTAAGACGCACAACATTTATAAtatgctattttcaattatagttaattaataattttcaaattgtaaagaaaaacatattgttTAACATTACTATATTAAGACgctttaatattcaaaatttaaccCTCTGACTGATACAATATGACGGATATTGACCATACTTGTTGTTAAAAATGTGCTcctttctgattttttttatctttagatTTCATATCTTGCTTCAATTCAACAGCTTTAACATAGAAACTGTTTTGATTACATTTTCAGGGCGATCCTTGCCAGACAACTTTCTTTCCATCTCCTTGTAACAAAGGTAACCACACCGAGGCTGGAATGTTTGCTgtctttgataattttaagaatAATGGAATCGAGCACGCAAGTCCGTGTATTCACTATTTCAGAGGGATATATTCCAGTGGTGGGAACCCTGATTGGCCAAAACATTGACATAACAGACTGTTAACAACGGAAATAAAACTTAATTATTCATAAAGAGTTTGATATAAAAGTATgttttcaattctttatttatttcatcttttaatttataaatgcttGATTTTCGTACAAATTAATAACGTTGTATAGCTTCCGAACGTATGCTATGTAAGCGCCAAGTATTGATTTGTCTTATGCCTTCTTAGGCATTAGACTGGtacttatttaatatttatttattggtttGTTATGACTTTAATATCTACCTCTGTTTGATGGGGTGTTAGGATGCACATCTCTTAATTCTAAACATCACAAAATGTGTACAATCATCTCATACATTCGAATAAACAGTGTAGCagttaagattaaaaaaaaatttaaaaaatgtacagcTCGTAACTTGTTAACTTTTCGCGTTGTTTATCGTAGGTGTTCCGTAATTTGAACGGGTGCCACATtgggagcaggatctgcttttTGTTCCAGTGCAATAGAGATCAATCCCGTTTTTATAgagtttgtgttgctcagtcttaatATGGTTTTCcatgttgtattttgtatacattttgtacttttgaattccttttcttcttcattttgGTAAGGCGTTGTTAGTTGTCGACTTATGCGTTTGAGTGTCTATTTGTCGTGTTTCCCTGTCTTAAGCATAATTATGTTTTACTAATACCAAATGCTTACGTCTTACAATTGGGAGGAGGTATCTAAGGGCACTTATTGGGAAAGGATATAAAAGTGTCATTGTTGGTACAGGATACCTAACATAAAAAAAGATCTCAACAAgcgaccaaatgacacataatttaacaactataggtcaacaaacggccttcaacaatgagcccataatgcatagtcagctaaaaaatAAGTTTCTTTGAAACACATAAAATTATATCGTTCTCGGATATAGAGAACATTCTACGGAAAACATTCTACCTACTAGACAGATTCGTTCAAAGGGACAGCAACTATTTAGTGTCTCGTATATGGAGGCCAAAATCTAACAACATACCAGAAAAACTGTGAAATTTTTATGAAGACTTTTaatgcatgaaaaaaaatctaaaagaaTCCTAGCAGTATAATCAAATAAGACACCAGTAAACACATACATCGCGTTATAGACAGAATTCCATTTATTAGATATTTCCGTTTGTTCTTTCTATGTTACATGACTAATCTCTCTCTGCTACACTATGTGCAattaacgcgcgtctggcgtatacaaaatttagtcctggtatctatggtgagtttatttactaataCCTTAAAGACAAATTGATTATGCAGCTACTAGTATATCATCAAAAAAGTTAGTTTTTAATGGTGACTTTTGTCCGTCATTATTGTTGAGTGTATTGCTGTTTTCTACATCGCTATTTGTACCAGTTAATCTTTGGTGTGACCTATGGTTAGACTCGACGAAAATGCCGGAATCATTTGAGCTGCCATCTTTTGAAGAAAAACCTCATTGTTGTCAATCCCGCTGTAAAGGAGCTTTGATGTAGATGTATTCCCGTTTCTTTCGGTTATGACTTTATCAGCTGTGTTATCGATAGAACCGACCGCGTTCGTTGTTTCTGTAAGCAAACTATTATTAATGTTATCTATAGAACCGATCGAGTTCGTTGTTTCTGTAAGCAAACTATTGTCAATGTTATCGGTAGAGCAGTGACAGTTTATCATCGATGGTTGTTCGGAAGGAATATATTCTCTATCCTGGTTTAAGGTGATATCTTTAATATCAACACAGGTAGTGTCATAAACAGGACAACAATCAGATGTGTCAGTTGTATTCTGTTTATTAGCTACATGTATACTAGTTGAGTCCAGTTTGCATTCGATGCCTTCTTTTGTCATCTTATTACTTAAACACACGTGTGAGCACAGTTGAATTGGTTGATAATTCTGGTGAATGTCTGTTATATCGCGCTCTATATCTCTACGATGGCCGCTATTGCACGACACTTTATCGTTGTAAAGAAGAGCATATCCTGATGTGTTCTCGTCCCAGACGTGGAGTGGACCTCGGAATCCATATTTATCTGGTCTGCATAAACTTCCATAAGGCGTAAAACATCCTAAAAAGTTATAACCTATCCCGTCAGTATCAGGTATACGAAGACCCggttgtttaaaaatttcagaaagaCGCCATTTTTGTGTCTTTGTTACTTTTACATTGTTCGTCTTTTGAATTCGTGTTTGAACTTTTTCAGCACGACTTAAACTTTTCTTGGGTGAAACATCTGTGACTGCTTCCAAAATGTGGCATCTATTTAGCGTTGCATCAGACTGTTTCAAAAAGTTCATAGTACAACTAACAGCATGGTCCGCGAGCAGACGTACTTCAGCTTCCGTTTTCAACATGGCAATTTGATATTCATACGCAAACCCTAACTCTGACGCAATGTCTCTCAGTGTTTCCAATATATCATGATTAGGAATGTCTAGTAATTTACTCTCTATTCGTGAAGCTCTTGCACGGCGTACAATCTGATAAATTTGACGGAAAAGTCCTTTTATACTATATGCACCCTTCATTCGACAGgcattctttattttattctttttttcactAACAATCATGTCAACTTCGTCTTCAAAAGTTGCACAGAAATTAACTGAACAGTTACTAAACGCTTCCGGAAGTGACGCTCCGTTCTCCTGAAGCAGTTTTGCATACTTCCGGTGTTTCTGAACAAATCTTGCTACAAAGCGGGTCACAAATACATTTCTTGTATGATCGATTTCCGGAAGTGTTGGATATGGCGAAATTTTTCTTTTGCTAATTTCCATAGATTCCACCATGACTCCtgtcaaagagaaaaatataaaaatatacaataacaacaatCATTTAACATGAAAAGGAAATGTGAAGAATGTCTTTAATCTATCTTACCTtccgttattttattttttttatattcaaataaaattattataaaaaaaatgtgtaatgtAAAAGTTTAGTCAAAGATTGGGAAGTGTTGAGCACTCAAAATCCAAACACATGAGTAATACAGCTTTAGTTGTCGTGATAGATGCTTTCGTTTCtgtgttctgttttattttaggTCATTTGTTCCTGTACTCAGCAGACTTGTCATTTATTATCCCTTCTTCGTACTCAAGGACTCAActcaaacaaatatgttatttaaggaatgactgtaatattttattctgtctatgaagaaataacataacaaatgtgGTGCAAACTGAATAACGAgcatagcgggttatttaacagtgtgcaccacatttttatgttatttcgaatagacagaacaaataatacagtcatttcttataatttaattctaaattccctTTTtattaaaccgtagaaaaccatgaaaaaacgttgataacgtcacggtcacatgacaaaattatgtatatgggctaataacaaaataacgtcagccaatcagaagacgcgtttcatccaaaattaaattataagatgATAGACTAATAGTATTGTAATGAGCTTTCTATATCGATATATGAATACATTATTTGTATGTGcatgattcaaataaaataatacgtCCTGCattgattatttgatttattttccaATGTTCAAAGCCACTTTCAACACTACTGGCTGTTTCGTGGCGGCCATACTTTTATTTGTAAAGGAAGCCTGGAGAAACCGTCAATAACGTATCAAAAGCATAAGAGTAATGCTGGAAAAAAGACTTCACAGTTGAATTTCACTACGTTTATAAAGAAGAGGTAAACAACGAAagggatacaaaaagaaacgtaTGTCgaagaaaaacagacaatgcaatttgtcatttttgaacATTTCGGGAAGACTCATATTAGTTTTTTGAGCGGTTAAGAATTTgtaacttaaaacaaaatataagttaTGATTTGTTATTAGAAATCTCAGACTAAATATAGCTAAAATGTGAGGTTTCGAAGGTCAATAAAAACATGCCTGCGTCAAAGGATAAGTTATTGAAGGGTTGGTAGATGCTGAACGTCCGGTGGCAAGTATTACATGCATCCTCATGACAATAAACTAAATGCCAACTGGAttcttacattttgaaaataaatttcttaGGAAAACATATAAAGGCAGACCCATATTCATGACTGACATTCCTTGGCTGTGACCTCTTgtaggtttacttttataaattgttatttagatggagagttgtctcattggcctcACGCGCACCACATCATCCTATATCTTATTCTCGGCGGAGATACATTAAAGGCTTACCTAAAACCTATACACTATCCTTTCTACAGCGTTAGGGTTTATTTCTACTTTCTCTTTTAATGTACCGCGTCAATTAAGCACCTACCGTGAAAATATAAGGTTAATATTTGATTCTTTTTGTAACGTTGTTTAGTTAGTGTCAAAAAGAAtttattaaacatgtattttgattTCGTATCTATTGAACACATATTAACTCAAAAATGTCGAAGTCCTAAAACGACTTCGACGATCTATGCTCGAACCTTAAGGTTCATCAATTTGAATTAAGCCACGATGTATTTTCTGAATTCTAATCAAAATTGAATGTCTGAATCTTAAACGATTTACTTACAAAAATTATTCAATACCCTTGTATCTTAAATCCTTAATATGGCGTCagataagaaaatgaaaataaccaaATAAAATTTCCGTGCACCTAATAATAAACTCTAATCaatgatttttatcaaatcGTGTTATTATGTCCTTGATGATAATTCAATTCAGGTAAACAAAAATGCACACTATTTCAGTATTTGACATATTAAAATCAcatatttgtatacatttttacataaatcaaaTCATTGATATTACTGCTTTCCGTGTTTAAGTTATAGTTTATTAAACATGTCAACGTATATCAGTGTATAATATACATGGGGAATTTGTTcaggttttattttaaataatatgtgcTAGTGAGTCATTGATCATCTAGTTGTTGTTTATATCTAATGAGAAGGTTCATATCAATACATTGTGaggaaacatgtatatattttacagtATTGGAAGATTCCAGCATGTCCGTACAGAGCGtattcataaaattgtttaGAACATATGAAAAGAGAGTGTGAATGGGATTTTAAAAAGAGAGAAtaatgggggggggggtataaaGAATAAGGAATAATGAGATGttgcaatataaaattaatgaatacagaaaaattgactttaagttatcaaacagaAATTAAGGACCCTCTTCCATTCAGACCTTCATTAGAGCCCATAGTGTAATGGTTAGTGCATCTTCTTCTtgtttctctttctctctctcctGTTGTACAATTTGCGAGTATGATCTTAAAAACAATGATAGTCCGTTGGAATGGGGCGATAAATGGCCGAACCGTGTTATGAGAGAgcaatatctcttgcacgtaaaagacaccatTGAAGATTTCGCAAAAGAGCAGGCAAATGCCGCTACTCAAACCAGCCAAATGGGAAGGTAttaaacaaagttgtattaactTGCTTCCCTATCCACTTAACTaaagtaaataagaaaatagaaataattaaattattgaataaatggtAATTTAATGTCGGTGGAAATCTAAAGTATAAAGCGAGatctttatatatgtaataatttatacatCATGTATCTTTATGTATAGCAAATTGTACTTAGTGAGGAGAAAACGCATAAATTTACAGTTTTTTGACATAACATGAGTTCACATATTATATGAAGGTGGATACTTATAGTTAAATATTTCATGCTTCAGTTGTTTCAAAAtagatgttaaaaaaatcatcatatcCAATTGCTTTGAAATTGTTCTTCCGATACAATATATAATGTTACTTTATAACAAGTGATAGTACAAATATTGATTACCTTACTTGTGTTGTAACCGGTAGATCCCCAAGAAACACATGTTACCGTAAAACAATCAACGTATGATATAACATGTTATATGCATCATACATAACATGCATAAGTCACAAGTAATGTATTGCCTGATGAcacatttaacaaaacaattattaatgCACACTTTTACCTTTTCTTTATATGTGTGAAGATTGACAAGGGTTGACAACCTTAGGTATCCTGAGTCACACCTAACCTCGGATATTGTTATTGATCTAAGCAACAGAAGCTTGATTATGGGGCTCTTGTGGGAATCACACCTAACCTCGGATATTGTATATTGATCTAAGCAACAGAAGCGGAATTATGGGGCTCTCGTGGGTatcgaatgaaaaataaatttcattatcggCATGTCAATCTATCGCTCAGCTAACACCAATGTGATAGTTATTGATTCCCATTAATCATAGAATTGTTAAGATAACGTGAATTTATAACATCTAATAAAGAAATAACGtctaatatacataaaaatcaATGTTCCTTTCAATAGTATTAGACATCTAAAGTAGTCGGTGTATATGGGTACATAACATAACATTTCACTCGCACTAGCGTCGTATCCATATTCACacattcaaattgttttaattactatttaaacaatataagaAATACAGATTCCATCACTACAAAGAGTTTGTAACGATTATTCTTCATTCAGgagttttaatatttatagCGCGAAGCCATGCCGAGCtctttaattaattaaaactcAACTGTCTACAGTTGCGAAATACCAgtatcgtaatacacgagtgATTGTGATGGAATCTGATTATGTAGTGATTTTGATCTTTCCTTTCCGAAGATAGGTAGAACGTAGTATTCCCGATATGTGGCATATTCAGGCGTGGTagctttttctttaaaagtcaCCGTAGGAAATtcaaaagaaatgaaaacaattaaacGTCATCATTCAATTTCGAACAATCATTTGCacaaaaaatagagaaatataATTACCAACTAGAAATAAGAATAACACATCTAACAACAATCCATTGTGTGCATATTTCAAAGAGGAACTTACTTCTGTAAGTTATACGTCATGTAATTATGGAAATGCCAATTGTAaagaattttacaaattatttattttttgtaaactcattaaacaatcataccatatttacttatttttatattgaagataCATTGAAGGAAATAATTGTAGGCGTTAATACATGATAGTTTCCGGTTGGAAATATAACACCctctaataataaaattataaggaaGCTCTTAAAGAACCACTATGTTATATAAGTGTACATTCTTACATCAAAGTAAAATGTACTCTTAacatctgtatattatattacCATGTAAGGCATTGCAAACTGTCAAATCAGAAGTACTTTTAATATCTACGtttatttctgcattttttaaagaatagacGAAATATTGTCAATAAGTGCTGTACAGACACAAATAAtgcaataaaatgttataagatTTGATCTTTTATAAAGTGATCATACACGATTTtcacaataatataaaaacaacagcgAAATCATTTCTCAATTTACTAAATTTAAATATCTATCGAAAATTACAGTGTATGTATgtgcatttgtttttacaaattgtgacttggatggaagtTTGTGTCATTGGCACAGCTATCATACATTGTAACTTCTTAATATTTACATATGATCtaattctgttaaaaaaaacttcgtaatccaaatcatgcaataaaattttaattcatatttccTTGATAAATTCCCCTCACAGAACAGAATGATATATCATCAAAAGGAAGCTATTATGGTTTTatttggtgaagttgaaatcatcccattcgtaaattttacggacgccagtCATCATGAGTCGGTTGACCGTTAGTGAACATCTGTTTCACTGATGATCCCGTCccctttttaatttcaacaaatgTTTTCTACCAAATCTATTTGCCTCATTGTGTTCATCTCAATTtacaattctgaaaaattatGTCCCCATTTTCCCCTCACCTTGAACCTCTTTGTCTTTGTTAAACATCCATTTTACAAACAAGAACccaatttttgttattgttgaatggccatttttatatataactaaccATAAAGCTAACAgagatttaaaaactttaataaaaaaatgaaaaatatattgttaaaaataaattaagagTCTGATGAATGGATCTGCAGATTTTAAAACTAACTTCTTACACGAATGCAGACTGGCCACCATGATATGGCTTGGGTTGATAAAAgtgacataaaacaaaaacatacatgaagttaaagtcaatttattttcatgaagaCGTATGTCATTAAACATAGGGTGTATTTAGCGCTAAATAACTAGTATAATTCTGCCACATTTTCTATGTGCCTGTCCCCAGtcagtagcctgtaattcagtggttgtggttTGTTCCCTGTACCACATTTGTCTtactttcattattttgttcataattgAGACAATTAAGTtttcaactttgaattttttttcccttatacatgttatgagTCATAGCTTTATATAGTATAGGTTACaatcagggtttcccctgggtcaattatcattttctcctaaaaacaatatttttcgcCACTGTATTACTTTTTTCGCCAAGAAATATAAACATGCTTTAATTTCGTTTAACATCCCCCTAATTAAGATGAGTTTTCCCCATTGTTGTCATGAGTGATCTCTCAAACTTATCTTCGAGTCTACATTGTAATGAATAAACACTGaacaattatcttttaaaaagaagaacTTTATGGGGAAAATTGATTATAGTTTGAACAACTTTAAAAGAAGGGGACTTTTCTAGACCatcttaaatgaaaaagtttttatcgccacaaatatcattttttgcaaattgataaattttgaaaatggcaactgccagcggaaaccctggtTACAATGctattacatgttttatgtatCAGACAAAACAATCTGATGGAACTCATATTAGTAACTTAGATATACTATTGAATAAGGATCTCCATTATCTAGGTGGCTCAGACTGAACACTATCTAAGTATGGCACATTTATTCTTATCAAATGATACAATTATTAAAACTAATACAACCATGGAAGGGCTGTATATATAGTCAGTTAAGGTCATATTAAACTCCTGTCatcatatttatgaaaattaattaatGCATACTTAAGGTTTGAAAAGCTTCTATCTTTTATGATCTTTTATTTTCTGACTCTAAAAATCcagttatataatataaaaaaacatgaaataaaaagttctttaataaaaatagaaaacacatggcaaattaaaaaaacaaatccctGTAAGCATGAAAACACAACTTTACATATACCGTATAgtgggttattttcgcgggtgtaaaatttcgcgattttcattgaataaggtatacgaaaaattttggcggttattattttggcggattcaacatttttaacattacctttgcatgtacacttttaaattggcggaatttattttggcgattttgttctatccgcgaaaataagcggtATAGTACACTCTTGATGCATTTTAAAGCATTTTAGAGTTCAGATGACAACCACTTTTGACTTTAAAAcgatttttttatatcacattCTTGATAATTTATTGACCTAGTACAAAATTACAATAAGAAAATTGATTGAGGGCACTGGAAAATAAACATGGCATTCAGTTCCCAATAggaataaaatattattgcattaaatattgaatattaaatcattatgataacaaaCATGATGAATTGGATATTTATCAACTACAACTATGAACTAaggaaagataactccaattttgaATGTTGCTGTAATTATAAATCCAATGGTAAattacagtcatgacagtataaagcagataaaatatttagaattaaaaaaaatatgctcaCATAAGTTTACATGAAACAGTATAAGCTTGGATGCTAGttgtatgcatttaatatcagGTACTAGTATTTAATCTTGTTATTAAGCTTACGTGTGAGTCcaacaacataaaacatattctATACAGCCTTTTGAAACCCTATAAATTATTTGTTCACGATTGTATTCATTTGACCATGTTGACAATACAACtatgacaatataaaaagtaCAACCTTAAAGGTAGTTCAACAGTTTAAcataatttatgaattattaAATGATGATATCCGACCAATGAAAGCTGCACTTGAATAGTTCATCAGCTGGGCATAACAATCCTGTAGAAAGATTTATTGTTATAATGTTGAATCAAATCTTTTTCTGAATgagaaagtataaaaaaaacattttgtttatatcatagactcaataaaaataagacaaacaTAAAATTATCAGAAACACTGTCTAGCTACATGTGTATAAATACTTGATTTGTTTAGATGTCAGACagaataaacagctgcgccatgagcgcatgatacacCGGACGTCTTATGTGgaagttatatgcaataatcataaatagtttctgataaagttttaagcaataaccatatatagtTTTTGAGACAAGGCGGGAAACCCCTcaccctgtttttttttgttcaaaaaactaaatatcactaaaataaaattttgaatcaaaaccaaatagtatacagatcttaagattaatataacaaagaagtgtgtaaagttttaagcaataatcatagaTTATTGTtaagatacggcgcgacatgtaaaaaaaaactcccctgtttaacaaaatactcaataactcaaaaataaaattttgaatcatcgctaaaaagtatacagatcttaagatcaatataacaaagtgtgtaaagttttaagcaataatcataaattgttatagagatacggcacaacatgtaaaaaaaccctcccccttttttacaaaatactcaaccactcaaaaataaaattttgaatcatcatcaaaaagtatacagatcttaagattactataacaaagacatgtgtaaagtttgtagcaataatcataaatcgaatttgagatatggcgcgacatgtaaaaaaaaccttccccattttaaaaaaatactaaataactcaaaaatgaaattttgaatcatcaccaaaaagtatacagatattaagattaatataactaaaaagtgtttaaagttttaagccataatcaagaatcgtttttgagatacagtgcgacatgtgaaaaaaacaccc
Encoded here:
- the LOC134690910 gene encoding uncharacterized protein LOC134690910 — protein: MVESMEISKRKISPYPTLPEIDHTRNVFVTRFVARFVQKHRKYAKLLQENGASLPEAFSNCSVNFCATFEDEVDMIVSEKKNKIKNACRMKGAYSIKGLFRQIYQIVRRARASRIESKLLDIPNHDILETLRDIASELGFAYEYQIAMLKTEAEVRLLADHAVSCTMNFLKQSDATLNRCHILEAVTDVSPKKSLSRAEKVQTRIQKTNNVKVTKTQKWRLSEIFKQPGLRIPDTDGIGYNFLGCFTPYGSLCRPDKYGFRGPLHVWDENTSGYALLYNDKVSCNSGHRRDIERDITDIHQNYQPIQLCSHVCLSNKMTKEGIECKLDSTSIHVANKQNTTDTSDCCPVYDTTCVDIKDITLNQDREYIPSEQPSMINCHCSTDNIDNSLLTETTNSIGSIDNINNSLLTETTNAVGSIDNTADKVITERNGNTSTSKLLYSGIDNNEVFLQKMAAQMIPAFSSSLTIGHTKD